Proteins encoded by one window of Hippoglossus hippoglossus isolate fHipHip1 chromosome 15, fHipHip1.pri, whole genome shotgun sequence:
- the chrm3a gene encoding muscarinic acetylcholine receptor M3 — protein MSSNSTDPGLFLSANTSPPAAGGYPQSNALHQGGTGGASLFYSHVNTLDDNSSSTSKLFNLTSETQNGNRTVDPLGGHPVWQVVLIVLLTGMLSLITVIGNILVVVSFKVNRQLKTVNNYFLLSLAVADLIIGVISMNLYTAYLVMGYWAMGNWACDLWLAIDYVASNASVMNLLVISFDRYFSITRPLTYRAKRTTKRAGMMIGLAWVVSLVLWAPAILLWQYFEGKRTVPTDQCYIQFLSEPTITFCTAMAAFYLPVTIMSVLYWRIYLETQNRSKELAGLQGSGARGGIAGRGVNGGGDKTRFVHQTGSSRSCNSYELTRLSKRKSTCRELVGRFHCWPGVRSWRPGSTRHSEGDPDQSSSDSWNNNDAPVSLEHSGSSEDEDCGGREMISQSHAIFSIVLSLPGIKAAVNSQLSSCEELDAASEVDPLKGAEYSRDSLSTVATNTTATTTSDGANSSDNSYHQRFCSRKIQSMPIIQATSNQGSLDDPPTSATTAPDRNSTSTTTKSPSLPLSFKEAALAKRFASRARTQITKRKRMSLVKEKKAAQTLSAILFAFIITWTPYNIMVLINAFCEVCIPETLWAVGYWLCYVNSTVNPMCYALCNKTFRTTFKMILLCRWDQKKRRKQQFQQRNSVVFHRRIPTETT, from the coding sequence ATGAGCTCCAACAGCACAGACCCTGGTCTCTTCCTGAGTGCCAACACCTCGCCACCAGCAGCCGGAGGCTACCCACAATCCAATGCTCTCCACCAAGGAGGAACTGGAGGAGCTTCCTTGTTTTATTCCCATGTGAATACCCTGGATGATAATTCTTCATCCACCAGCAAACTCTTTAACCTCACCTCAGAAACCCAAAATGGAAACAGAACTGTAGATCCCTTGGGTGGCCACCCTGTGTGGCAGGTTGTCCTAATTGTCTTGCTGACGGGAATGTTGTCTCTCATCACCGTCATTGGCAACATTCTGGTAGTGGTATCCTTCAAGGTTAATCGCCAGCTGAAGACGGTCAATAACTACTTCCTTCTGAGCTTGGCCGTGGCGGACCTCATCATAGGGGTCATCTCCATGAACCTCTACACAGCTTATCTTGTGATGGGCTATTGGGCCATGGGCAACTGGGCCTGTGACCTGTGGCTGGCTATTGACTATGTGGCTAGCAATGCATCAGTTATGAACCTCCTGGTCATCAGCTTTGATCGCTACTTTTCAATCACCAGGCCTTTGACTTACCGGGCCAAACGAACCACAAAGCGAGCTGGGATGATGATCGGCCTTGCCTGGGTTGTTTCACTTGTTCTGTGGGCCCCTGCCATCCTGCTATGGCAGTATTTTGAGGGTAAAAGGACAGTACCCACAGATCAATGTTACATTCAGTTCCTCTCAGAGCCCACGATAACCTTCTGCACAGCCATGGCTGCTTTCTATCTGCCTGTGACGATAATGAGTGTTCTCTACTGGCGCATTTACCTGGAGACCCAGAACCGTTCGAAAGAGTTAGCTGGACTACAGGGTTCAGGGGCTCGTGGTGGGATAGCAGGAAGAGGTGTGAACGGTGGGGGTGACAAAACCCGCTTTGTCCATCAGACAGGAAGTTCTAGAAGTTGCAACAGCTACGAGCTAACCAGGTTGTCCAAGAGGAAGAGCACATGTCGGGAGCTGGTTGGCCGCTTCCACTGCTGGCCCGGGGTTCGTTCTTGGAGACCTGGTAGTACAAGGCACAGCGAGGGTGATCCGGACCAGAGTAGCAGTGACAGCTGGAACAACAATGATGCTCCAGTCTCGTTGGAACACTCTGGGTCTTCAGAGGATGAGGACtgtgggggcagagagatgATTTCCCAGAGTCATGCTATTTTCTCCATTGTTCTCAGCCTGCCAGGTATAAAGGCAGCCGTCAACTCCCAGCTCTCCTCATGTGAGGAACTGGACGCAGCCTCAGAGGTGGATCCGCTAAAAGGAGCGGAGTATAGCCGAGACAGTCTCTCAACAGTCGCCACCAACACCACTGCCACCACGACCTCTGATGGAGCAAACAGTTCAGACAATAGCTACCACCAACGCTTCTGCTCACGCAAGATTCAGTCAATGCCTATCATCCAGGCTACGTCTAACCAAGGCTCTCTGGATGATCCTCCAACATCTGCTACCACTGCCCCTGACAGGAATAGCACCAGCACAACCACCAAATCCCCCTCTCTCCCATTGTCCTTTAAAGAGGCCGCCCTCGCAAAGCGTTTTGCCTCCCGAGCTCGGACTCAGATCACCAAGAGGAAGCGCATGTCGTtagtgaaggagaagaaggcaGCTCAAACTCTCAGCGCCATCCTCTTTGCTTTCATCATCACATGGACCCCTTACAACATCATGGTGCTGATCAATGCCTTCTGCGAAGTTTGCATCCCGGAGACGCTGTGGGCGGTCGGGTACTGGCTCTGCTACGTCAACAGCACAGTCAACCCCATGTGCTACGCCTTGTGCAACAAGACTTTCCGCACAACCTTTAAGATGATACTGCTGTGTCGCTGGGAccagaagaaaaggaggaagcagCAGTTTCAGCAGAGGAATTCAGTGGTCTTCCACAGGAGGATTCCTACGGAGACCACGTAA